From Mercenaria mercenaria strain notata chromosome 17, MADL_Memer_1, whole genome shotgun sequence, the proteins below share one genomic window:
- the LOC128550028 gene encoding uncharacterized protein CG45076-like produces the protein MQNGNEKRGNFTQYSYEQMERNFTQYSYEQRERHFTRPRTSPPKKFTKVERDPRCKAVADSAVEATRAAANAAQEAALQAAAKLAEAGEKAARVAELNENCVASLKVSQEAATRTHYSTSKLAETKIKAELEQELLGVQNMQYNNAERKYSVPSSRTLTQKQNTTWRIEQRCKAVADCAVEAARAVANAAQEAAEAAAAAAALQAAAKLAEAAEKAARVAELDENCVASLKVSQEAAKEAATTTHYSTSKVAETKIKADLEKRATID, from the exons ATGCAAAATGGAAATGAAAAGAGGGGTAATTTCACACAATACAGTTATGAACAGATGGAACGTAATTTCACACAATACAGTTATGAACAGAGGGAACGTCATTTCACACGTCCAAGGACGTCACCACCAAAGAAATTTACTAAAGTTG aaagaGACCCAAGATGTAAGGCAGTGGCAGACTCTGCAGTGGAGGCTACACGAGCTGCGGCAAATGCAGCTCAAGAAGCTGCATTACAAGCTGCAGCAAAACTTGCTGAAGCAGGGGAAAAGGCAGCTAGGGTGGCTGAACTTAACGAAAACTGTGTTGCTTCTTTGAAAGTCTCACAAGAAGCAGCAACTAGAACGCATTATTCCACCTCTAAATTGGCTGAGACAAAGATTAAGGCTGAACtggaacaagagctc ttaggAGTGCAGAACATGCAGTACAATAATGCAGAAAGGAAATATTCTGTCCCATCTTCAAGGACGCTTACacagaaacaaaatacaacatg GAGAATT gaacAAAGATGTAAGGCAGTGGCAGACTGTGCAGTGGAGGCTGCACGAGCTGTGGCAAATGCAGCTCAAGAAGCTgcagaagcagcagcagcagcagctgcATTACAAGCTGCAGCAAAACTTGCTGAAGCAGCGGAAAAGGCAGCCAGGGTGGCTGAACTTGACGAAAACTGTGTTGCTTCTTTGAAAGTCTCACAAGAAGCAGCAAAAGAAGCAGCAACTACAACGCATTATTCCACCTCTAAAGTGGCTGAGACAAAGATCAAGGCTGACCTGGAAAAAAGAGCTACAATCGactaa
- the LOC123535669 gene encoding tol-Pal system protein TolA-like — protein MLPLMHPEARCKAVADSAVEAARAMANAAQEAAEAAAAALQAAAKISEEAEKAAKGSQEAGKEAATTTHYSASKVAETKIKADLEKRATIDQNKLKLAENKAAAAITAVEEAAADAAAAITAATAAAEAAALEAANFAAKAAATAEDVTSNKTVTSEC, from the exons ATGCTCCCATTGATGCAtcca gaagcaAGATGTAAGGCAGTGGCAGACTCTGCAGTGGAGGCTGCACGAGCTATGGCAAATGCAGCTCAAGAAGCTGCAGAAGCAGCAGCAGCTGCATTACAAGCTGCAGCAAAAATATCTGAAGAAGCAGAAAAGGCAGCCAAGG GCTCACAAGAAGCAGGAAAAGAAGCAGCAACTACAACGCATTATTCCGCCTCTAAAGTGGCTGAGACAAAGATTAAGGCTGACCTGGAAAAAAGAGCTACAATCGaccaaaataaactgaaattagcTGAGAACAAAGCAGCAGCGGCTATTACTGCAGTGGAGGAAGCTGCTGCAGATGCAGCAGCAGCTATTACTGCAGCAACTGCAGCAGCAGAAGCAGCTGCATTAGAAGCAGCAAATTTTGCAGCCAAAGCAGCAGCAACAGCTGAGGATGTTACTTCCAACAAAACAGTCACAAGTGAGTGCTAG